Below is a genomic region from Numenius arquata chromosome 8, bNumArq3.hap1.1, whole genome shotgun sequence.
TGAGCTCATGGCCCCCTGATTCTTGTGGTCAGAGATACTTGAGGTGGAGCTGTCTTGATTTCTGAGGGGAACACATAAGAGAACACTCACTAGGAGCCATGCTGGGATGCTGGCTCACTGTCTCATGTAGCCTATACCTGGACCTTCAGTGCATGTCTTGGTGTGCATCTCATTGCACAGGCTTACTTTGGGCTTGAAGATGGCTCAGTCCTATTGTGTTCCAAACTGGGTAGAGATTTGATTTATATTAGGAGTGTCAGGAAGACTGATTATAATTACAGTCAAAATCTGGTGAACAATAGCATCTCTGTGTATTGGAGGGGGGCAGCAGTAGACTCCCAACACCTAGTGTGggtgctttaataaaaaaaattccttggtcTTTTCCCAGGGGGTGAACTGGGAGCCATGGAAAGGCCATGAATTCTCCATCCCTTTTACCGAGATGAAGATCCGTCCTCAGTCTTCCAGTAATGAGCCAattctggggaggaagaagaggtctCTGTCAGGGAAGAGTAAGAAGATCAGGGCTTAAATCAAACTCTGTGCAGAGTACCCAAAGATTCGGTATTTCTTAACAAAGTTAGATTCAGACAGCTTTCTCCAATACATTGGAGACAATCGCTGACCAACATACACAGAGAGACCACTGGATTTGCAACCTGCTAGCCTGCTTCCAGCGTTTGGAGCTCCTGATGGGTGATCTGTCAGAGACCGGGAGGGGGCTTGTGGAGAGCATTCAACTGGTAGCTCCCCTGGTTGACTAAACATGACAAGGACCTGCTCGATCCAATGTATGCAACTTCTATGAACTTTACATAAAACAAGTCTTAACACATGATGTTGTTTCTCAAAACCCAGGCTGCTGACTTCTGAATCCTGTCCCTTTCTGGTGCCATCCacttcagacttaaaaaaaaataaatttgatccCACTGAAAGATAATATCTCTTGATTGACATCAGAGAGAGCTTTCCTGAGACCATCCTCTCTCCCTGTCTTGGTCTGCGGTCCTCTTCAGCCTTTCCCCCCATAATTTGGGGCACATTCCCTACTCTTCCTCCATTCAAAGAGCTGGGTTTTAGGAAATGTTGTCCGGCTGCTGGCAAGGTTCATTAACCCAGGTGAGGTCTGTAGTCTAGGTTCTTCAGCCTCCAGTGTTGCATCTCTCCAGGTGATTTGCTCTATGTTTGGCTTGTCTCTTCTTGTCTCCCAGCCCAAAGAAAGGCCTGAGGAGACATGCAGTGAATTAATATTCACACTCCTGGGTGAGGCCCAGGACAGGGCGAGTGTAAGGGCTATACTCTTCCAAGCTTTGCTCACCATCCCAAGCCTGTCTCTGCATACTGCTTCCCTAAGAGGCCACTTAAGACCATGAACAAAAATCTGTATGTGACTGTCCCATCTGTCACCTCCTGCTTTTTCATTCGCAGTGTGGTAGGTAGTGATGCTGAAATTATAATGCTTGTCATCCGCCTCTAAAATTAATATCTCTGAGTTAAACCGATCCTGCACGCTCTCCATCACGCTTCTCTTTCAAACTGTCTGCAGATTCAGGGGGGAGCCAGTGAATGGTTTCACAtttggctgcttttttcctcACAGCCATAAAggtgagttttgttttctttccctgagcaGATATTAAAATTCTGGACCACCAGCTACAGCCGGGGAAGAAGTATGAGCTCACCAAATTATGCTTGCTCAAAGGCTTCCTTGTCTGAGCAGATTGGAACATGATTGTCCTATGTCTTAATGGCCTTTTTTATCCCAATGCTAAGTTGagtaatacattttaaagaatcCTTCCCAGACTTTGGCAAAGCAATAAAATTGCAAATAAAGGAggtcttaaaatatttctgtcatcTTTGCTTTGGGTggcagaattctttttttccccatttaaactAATCCTTCTTTACAGAGATACCTAGGCCCCAACTGGGGCTGTGAAAATTAGGCCTTTGGAGTCTGCTCCAAAACAGGGATGGGGACTATGTGATTTCTTCATGACTTAATACTGCAAAGCAATTAACCAGTCTGTGGCTGCTAGGACCTGGATGGGGGGAGCTAGCTAGATGGTTGTCTCTCAAAGATGAGTGCTAAATTCTTCATAGTACTTTTAAGGCTGTGCCTCTTGTGTGGATGGGCAGGCAGAGACTCATCTGGGCTGCGTTAGGATATCCAAGCTGCGgtatgggggaaggaggagagtaatggagggagaaggggaaaagaaaatgatacTTCAAGTGTTTTGCAGGCTCTGCGCTAAGAGCATGAGAGAAGGACACAGGAAAATGATGAGGGTTCTTTACTGTGGTGATTTCTCCCCACTGCCCGCTTATCTGTAGGCGAGGACAGGTTGTTCAGTTGAAAGGCACAATGTAGACATGAGGAAGGTGACGGAGGGGGACCAGAGGACTagcctcagaatcacagaatcatcatagttggaaagaacctctgagatcaccgagtccacaCACAGCCACTCTAAAAGTAAGTGTATGCTCTAAAAAACAGCAGGTGTCATTCTGCCCAGcagcttttttcctgtgtggaaaCAAAACACGATCCCTTTCTAAAAGCTGATCTTACCTGAGAACAGGGAATATTCTCTTAAGCTTTGAACTTTGTATTTCAGAGGTAAAGGCAAATAAGACACCTTATTTACAGTTTCTGAGGACAATTGACTTGACCCTCCTAATTATGGGCCTCTCTTTCATGAGGAAGGACAGTAAAAGTGTCAGCAGCTGGAAAGCCATTGTGGTAAGTCAGTATTTCTGAACAGCCACAGGATGGCATCATCTCTTCATGCTAGACTAGAAGAAACTTCCCTGTATCCAGGTGGCCTCTGTGGAAATACCTTTTTGGGGTTAACCAGAGTCTGTGCTACAGCTTTAGAAGCAGGGACTGCTCAGATAATGCAGTTTGTTTGCCTTCAGGAACTGGCAGTTCTGGTTTCAAGGCTCAGGCTGGTTGGGGTAGTCCCATAAAAATTTCACATCCCCTTACCACCCTTGTTTTGCTGTGATACCCAGCCCTGTAATGGTGATGCCATAAATGGCCAAACCAGTTTCTCAAAACCTCTGCCTTGCCCTGAGATTACTTAAATTTTATAGCCAGTGAGGTTTGCAACATGCCCAGGGGCAGAATTTGAATTCCAGAAGGATCCTCTCTGCTGTGGCATCACTCTGTTGATGGGGACTGTCTTGCTGGGCCCCAGGAGCCACGACCTATCTGGGGTGCAGCAGGGCCACTGCTGCTGTGGGAGCCCCCAGTGAAATGGATTCTTCAACCACCTCCCCGCTgtcccaggaggagaagggagaaggtgtGCCTCTGCCCAAAGATGTTGTACTCTGAATGGTGTAATTTGCACAGAAGGCAGGAGAGTCCTACTGTACTGAGCAGTTACGTTACTTCTGGTCACTGCTCTAGGCTTTGTTGGCTGAATAAATAGAGGAATAGTCAGTGACAATCCCATTTTCCCCTCCTAGTAGGGCTCCAGGGACCTGGGGGGGTGACTTTTGTTCCTCCTTGACCCTTGGACTGCTCCAGGGTGCTCAATTGGACTTCAATCCCTGTCTGTTTCTAACCTAAGACCCAGGAACCTCCTCTGCAGCCCACGCTAGCCAAGAATGCACACCGTATTGAGGGCCAGGCAAGAGCTGCTGTCTGGAGAGAAGCAACTTACACGCTGCTCATTCCTTTCCCCCAAAAGCGTCTCTCTGCCATTTCTAGCCGCTTGTTGCTGCGGTCCTGCACGCTTCTTGCCACCAGTGTCCTCCAGAGCCTCAGCTCTGTGGGCAAGGCCCAGCTCAGTGCATCATCCGGGTGAGAGGCAGATTCATTTCTGTCCTCGTAGAGGGAGAGCTCAGTGGTGCATGATTTGGAAAGGCTCTGCCCAGCAGAGGTGTGCGCCTGGTCCTGTGACGTGCCCAACGCAGCCAGCTGCGAGAAGCCGCAGACACCATGAAATACTTATCTGATCAAAACCAACTGTGGTTAACTAGTtcctctgcaaggaaaaaaaaccctctgcagcCCACCTCCCACAGTGCATAAGCGCtacttttcttcttcccactACTTTTCTTCTTCGCGCTACTTTTTGCCTTTGGGGAGAGGAGCCTGACTGCGTTCACTCACAAGGTGAGGCCATTAAACTTGATTAAGCTAAgctgtttctttaagaaaatgtCTCTCCAAGCTGcacagctggctgcaggcagagacGCACAGCCTCTGCCTGCTGAGCATTCCCTGTGTCTTATCTAGGGCCAGGACACAGATACAAGAAAGATTTCCCCAGGAAAACAAACACATGACTGAGAGCTACAGACGCAGCATTTGTTTGCAGTTTGAGAGTCAtttatttttggttaaaaaacTTGCAAagaatattattcttttttctccctgttgtaTGGTCTGGTTATGAAAATAAAAGGTTGATACCGAAATGCAGTTGTGGGGAGGCAGTGCAGAGGTGGGCAAGAGTGGGGACCCATGCAGTGGAGTTTCTGTACCATGCATCTCCTGCCACTTTGTTAGTGTGGGTGCTGCAGGGTTGCTGCTGCCCAGCCGATGGGTGATGTCCTGGTGCGCTTCAGACGGgtgcttttttcacttttgtctcaAGAAACAGCTGATTCAGTGCACAGTTTGGCCCAAACAGCTGTCCCTGAGCATGTCGGCCCCCTGTGCTTTACAGGGTGCAGAGGATCAGGCCATCCACTGGTTAGATGGATCAGGGCAGGGTTGTATCCTGGTCCTTCCCTGCCTagcctggagtggtttgaatgatgATTTTGGGGAGGTCTTGAAATTCAGACCTGGCTCTGAACTCCCAAAAGCCTGGATTGGAGATGTCGTGTGTGACACAACACAGACATTTTCTTGACAGTTCTCTGGTTCTTGTAGGAATTGATTGCTCTCACCTGAAACGTTACTCACTAATCCTTCTGGAAAAGGACTTTCTTGCTGGGAGCCAGCCATGCAAAGCCTGGCAGCTCCACACCAGGTAGGCTGCACTCTGCCAGAGCTGGCTGCGTCCGTGCCCCTGCTTGTTCAGGTAAGCCTCTGGCCTCCCACGGTGTTTCCCTtcgctctgatttttttttttttttttttcattcctccagGCAGCACCGCCCTTCCTCTGAGGCTGCTGGTGCCCCTGGATCACAGCAAGAACACCTGTGTGGGCAGCTTTCCTGCTCGCAGGAGGAGGCTGCTTTGCCCACCTGGTGAGCgcagaggcaggagggctgggaaaaGTACCTGGGtaggagaaaggagggaaggaagaaggaataaTGCAAGTGTAGCACTGGTTCTCCAGGGTCCTGGCTGGACTGCGGGGGGTTGGGACAGAGCCCAGAGCTATTCCAGCATGTTTCTCCCTAGGATTAGGTGTGGCAAATCCTAATTTTTTATAGCATTATATGTTGCTTCCTGTTTTGGAGGAGAAGGGACGCTTATTTCAATGCTAACAAAGCAAGCTGGAAAATAAGGCACATATGGGGTCAATTTAAAGGGCTGTCTGAGGAGGAGCGTGGCCTCCTGGCTGTTACCAGCACAGCCGCATGCAGCCAAAACCCGTGATGTGATGCGAACATCACCACCCTGTCCGAGTCAGACAAAACAGGCTGCACTGGGACCGGGTGGCACAAGCAGCTGCTTCTAATTGGTGGCTTTGCCCCCTGCTGGTGTGTGCTCTGGATGCTGGGGGAAGGCAGCATTGCCCTCGCCTGGGTTGGAAGCGGTTGTGTCCAGCAGCTCCGTGGGTTTGGCTGCTTGTCCCCAAGATGTCTGGCTCTGGCTGGCAGCTCCAGACTGCTCCAGCAGCTTAAGAAGTGGAAGAAAGCGGGAGGAAAACATCCAGTGTACAGTCACAGGGAAAAACCCAGATGTGGCAGGGCTTCTTATCACACGTGTGCATCCCTCGCTGGCAGAACAagctggagaaggcagagagTGGGGGGCAGAGGAGACCCCCAGCTCCTCAGGAGGTAGGCTGGGCATGCACAtgtggggggagcagagggtcAAACCCAGAGTAGGGGTGAGAGCTGTGTGTGGTCTCATTAGCTGCTGTGTCCAGCCGAGCCACTGCATGTCCGTGAGATGAGGACGGAGAGGGATGCAGGGTCCAGCTGTATGATGCATCCCTGGGTATGGGACGACTGTGGGCATGAACTTGAATGCCCTCTGCTCCTACAGCACATTCCAAATCCCAGAGCCAGCTGGCTTGACAGCCATACAGAAGACCTCTGTGTGGCCTACAGAGCTGCCTGCGTGGCATCAGCTGGTGGCAGCGTGTGTTCATGGGTCTGCATCTGCACAAGGGCTGCATGGAGAAGGGACGGCCAAGTGTGTTGGGAAAGTGTGTCTGCTGCTTCAATACCGCTTTGGGGTGCCTAGCCCCGCGACAGAGGGGCCTTTGGTCCTGCTCTTTTTTAGTAGTCATTCAATAAATAACTCTAATGCCCATAGCTAAGCCTTTACACAGCCTCAGCTTGTGTTTCCGCTCTTGCAGTAGCGCGGTGGGCTCTCTAAAGGCAAGTCTAtagaaaacagtctttcaaggaagattttttttaagtgctggtGCAAAAGGGCCAGTCTtgcagcctcctccctgcctctggcctgggtggcaatgcgttcttctgctttgctgctttaaGATGGTGTCTTGAGGTCTCTAAGGTTAGGCTGAGGCCATCTGTCTTCAGATGCTCTCAGTTGCCTTTGGTTTGGTGGCCAGGAAGATGGCACATCTTTGAGCTGTGGGGTAACTCTGTGCTTGGCTTTCTTTGCATCTTCAACATGAGCTGGCTTTGGATGGAGCCTAGACAGTCAAGTTGTGCCATCTCTGTGGCAGGACAAGCAAACGAGGTGTGCCTGTGCTTGCATTGCATGCAGCCATCTACGTTTGTGCAGGGGGAGCGTGCCAGTGGCTCGGTCTTTGCATGCACGTGGTTCTGCGCACCTTTGTCCATGAGAAGGAGAGCCTCATGCCCAGTCACTGTGTGCCAGCTTGGTGCGTGGGCGATGTGCTCGTGGTGGGAGGTATGTACGGCCTGATGGCAGGGCACGTGTCCGTGTGCATGCCTGTCCTTTGCAGGGGTTTCTGCCCTTGGGCACACTGTTgtggtgggggagaaggggcttGCATAAACCTGTGCCCAACTGCCTTGCTCGCTGCTGGCCCTTCAATGTGCTAGTTAGCTGCTGGGCTCAACGTCTTTTGAAAGGCACCATAAAGTGGCAGCAGCCTTGGCATCTCCTCACCTCCTGTAGTGCACAGCTGAAAGGACTGGTGGCATCTCAGAGGGGAGGGCCTGAATGCCCTCCTGTCTGCTAGATGGGCAAGGAGGGTCTCTTGTCCAGCAAGAGCAGCTTGGGCTGAGCTGAGATCCACAGGTCCTCTTcatccttcttcttcttcttctttttcttcttgttcctctCGGCATGCAGCTGCCCATTGCTGCTGGTGCCACCTTTCTTCCTACTTTCTCCCCTCcggctgcagaagcagcagtggcagcagataAAAACGAACGCAATGAGGACGACAAAGGGCAGACCCATCAGCACGGCCAGGCAGACAGTGTTGAAGACACCTTCCTCATGCTTGGTACGGATGAGCTCCAAGATGGAATTAAAGAAAGAGCTGATCCTCTGCTCCATGTTGGCTCCTGGGCAGGCTGCCTGTCCTGCTCCCTCTGCTTGAAGGCCCCTTGGGATATGTTCAGCTCCTGTAAGCTGCTAGTGGGCTCCACAAGCGTCGTTGGATGGTGCCTGCAGAGATGGGAAACAACATGGATCACATGCCTGCTCCCTCAGCAAAGCCTCAAAAGGGTGAGAGGTCTGCTGCCTTGGAGGGGTCTAGGGTCATGGGGGCTAGGCCATGCTGCAGCCACATCCCTTTGGGTGTCCCCATCTGAGAAACACAGCCTCCAAAGCTCTCCTGGGGCTCATTCTTAGCAGTGGGGATGGGTGAGGAGGGCTTTGGGCATCGCTACTTGCCTTGGCATACAGCCGAGCACAAATCCTGTCCCCCTGGACATACACCTCAACCCTCACTTCCTGTCTAGGAAGGGACTTGCCTGGTCCAGGCAAGGGACCACTGCAGAGAGTGGTACTGCTGCCAGGAGTAAACATCACAAGTCTCTCCTTACCCCTGATCCACCCTGGGATGGGGTGTCTGGTTTGGACAGACCATTTCTCATGGTCTGTGCCTGTCCCAGGCACTGTGCTGGGGTCCAGTCCTGTCACTCTGGCACCCAGGGAACAGCCGggaggtttggggtgggggggcacagtTAAACCACCTGGATTTTTGATGGGGACTATGGTCAGTGGGACTTGCAGGCTGTGGTCAGGCACCCATGGCCACAAAGGGCTGGCCGCAAAGGCAGCGGTGGGGGAAGACAAGGGCTGGCTGGGGACGGAGGAGCCTCCGCTGTGCCTCACCTGGGAATTGCTCCAAGGGTTGGGTAGGGCTGAGGAGCATTTCTGCGGCCTGACGTAAGGTTTTCCTCTCCCTCggggagggagaggtgctgcTGAGTGGCAGGCAGGGTTCCTGGGGAAACCCTCCTGCaggggcagggagctgctctcctggggccAGGCAAAGCTCCCAGGGTTTTGAGTAGGGCAGGGGGCTTTGTGCCATGAGTTTGCAGTTTTTGGTTCAACACTGGGGTCACTAAGTTATGGGCTGTGCAGATGAAGAGCCGGCAGGAACAATATCAGGCTCTAATACCATGTTTCACCCCTGCTCGGTATTTTACTCTTTGCCAGCCTTTGGGATTCAAGCCCCACAACCTCTTGAGTGAATGCCGAAATCCCCATGGGCacaggaggggaaactgaggcacagtaaaagaaaaaccaacactTTCATGTAATGCAAAGTAAAGAGGTACAGCCTGAACTCCAAAGGTGTCCCGGAGGGGTTGCTCCACTTGTCCCCTGTGACCACCAACTCCTTGGCTCTCCCTGTAGCAGCTCTCGCAGAGCCCAGGCATCTctagggaggagagggaagggggaccCAGGCTGGTTTTGGTTAAAGCCTCCATGTCTGGAGCGCTACCATTCCTTGCTTTGAATCGCATTTATTGCTGTTGTGGCAACTGCTACAAGGATGCTCCCTTGTACCAAACATTTTGGGATGCTCCAGCTCACCCAGCTGGGATGCCACTGCGCGTCTCCCCCCTCGCTTTGCAATGACAGCCTACCTCCTAACGAACAGCAAAGCTGTCCGCCTCACCCAAAAAAGAAACCACGAGTCCCACCCAACCCTAACCATAGCCGTTGTGTTGCTGCTGAGGCGGGAGCTGGCAGGCAGCCCCCAAAAAAGTGACTCCCAAGGGAAAACCTGCTTTCGGAAGCGCTGTCCTGGCACCTACAATGCTGTTACGGGGTCTTGTTTCATCagccacccccggccgctggCTTTCACACCCGATTGCTGGGATCCCAAGAGCCGAATCCTTCAGTGTCGATGCTGAGGTTTCAATCTGAGACTTCATAAGCACTCGGATCCTATGAAAAGAGAAGGATTTATCCTCCCGCCCCCCGCAGAAACAGACTGACCGCTGCGAATTTATTGTTTCGATCTGCACGAGAACGTAGCTGAGCTGGCCACAATTAGCTGGTGGTTTCTCTTCTGACAACACGCACGGGAAATGTGATGAAAAGGGACACATGAATTTCTGTGGGTGCCTTTCTAAAAAACTCTCATTTGAGATTTACCAAATAAAACACAGCGTTCTGGGAAGTGGTTTGGGCTTTGGCTAAACGAAAGCTTTTGCAGCTAAAATTTCATCTGGATTTTTGTCCAGCCTGCTGCATCTTCCAGTTTCTGCTTGCttgaagggaaattaaaaaatgaaaaatatggtgGGTTTTTGTTGGAGGTAGACAAGGCGGATGGTGGGGATGCTAGGCCTGCACCCAGGAGGGAGGGATGGTGCTACAAGAGGCAGGAGAGCCTTTTCCACCCCATCTCCGTTGCTGAGCAGTTTCCCAGCCTTGGGAAACGGGCCACTCCCTGCATTGCCTCATTCACCGACCCGGCAGAGGACACCGATATCACTGCTGTCCCCACCTGAGAAATCACGGGCTACCAAGGCAGACTCGGAAGCTGAAATCCCATCCATCCCCTTCCTACTCCCTGCCTGGAGCCAGCAGTGAGTGTCAGAGATCTGCTTTTGTTCACAGGGGAGATAAGCAAGGGCTCTCTGGGTGCTTGTCTCTGCTATCTGCTGCCCACAGGCACTAGAAGCAAAGGGTATGGGGGGAAGAGTTGAAAACCACTTCTCCAAAACTGTTCCCGGTCCTGACCTTCATCCTCACTCAGGCCTTTTTTTAGGACAGCTGTAATAAGCTGCAACACAAATAAAGAGAGCGGCTTTTCCTCAGCCTGAATCATCTGTGTGAAGCAGGTTTGCCATTTATCCATAAATATCCTAGCAGCTCATTATCCAGGCAGGAACACTGGACGCCTGTGATACACTTCActccaaaaaagtaaaaaaaaaaaaaaaaaaacaccaatccCAAAACAACAACCGCCTTAATTTCAGACAAAACAGGATGTACAATTTTATTCCTGTGCTGAGCTGCTTTATATTTATTGCCTCTAGACTTCTGCAGAGGGTAGGAGGGCTGGAACTTCCTTTTAAACTTGTAATTAAttgtttgcagaggaaaaaaaaaaaaagaaaaggcagagcccTTTGAAATGTTTCCACTTTAAACCGGAGCTGAATGCACTGCAGAGGCCTTTGCCTCTTATTCCTGGGAAGTGCCCAGCTGGGGACATGTGGCCGCCCTGGACAAGCCCGGAGCAGCAGGGATGTGGCCGAGCATCCCTTGTAAGGGGAAGGGCAGAGGTACCTGCCACCACCCTGAGCAAGCAGCACTGAAATCCTAGGGCCACCTTTCACATGGCTATGCAGCTgattttcaaatgccttttctttctggTGCGTGCATCGCCTTTTGTTTGGTAGATGAAGGAATGTCTGTGCGCCAAATAAAGGGGTTcttcagtttaataaaaaaaaaaaaaaaaaaggagggggggaggggaaagtaGAAGTGGTGCCTTTTAAGCAGCAACTCCAAGGGCAGAGGGGTTACCCAAGGCCACCCATCGCCGGCTGAAAGCCTGTGTGAGCAACAAGGAGCTGCGTTTAGGAAAAATCCGTGCTGCTGCTCAATTACTTGGTGCAACAGCAACATCTCCCCTTAGAGAGGGGATGAACGGGGAGAGCTGTCCTGGGGTCCACCATGGGCGTGAACTGGGTGCCCAATGCATGTGGAGCTGCATCTGGGAGGTCGGCTGTTTCTTTGGGTCAAGGTATGGGACCAAAAAATGGGGccagggaggcactgggagacagGGCAGTGtctcggggtggggggatgcTAAACACCCTGCTAAATGAGCTCTTTGGTTTTGGGTAGCCAGTGCTGGCAGCGAGTCAGGGGAAAGCCGACATGGTAACTTTGCTCAGGAAATCCTGCGGCCAGGGATGTAGGGCAGCTCTGCTCGGTTGGGTTTGCGTAGCTTGTGTAACTTAATGGAAATTGGGCGTCCAACATGAGGTTCTTTAATCCATGTTGGCTCTGAAGGAGCTGGTTTTTTCAAGGGTGGGGAGCATCTGCCACTCCTCCCAAGTTTATGGGTGGCCGTGGGTGGAAAACAAGCTCCTTTTGAGGGCCAGCATGGGATGGCACCACACACCATCGGCGTGCACGGCTTGCCTGGCTGAGCTGGAGGGGTAAAGGCTTGCCAGCCTGAGCGTGGGGAAATCAAAACAGAGGGGTTGCCTTGGCAATGCTGGCTTGCCCACATCCTGTGCACTGCAGAGCAACCACAGTGGCTGGGGATGGAGGTACAGTTTGCAGAAAAGTTGCAGTTGGCTGGAAACAGGGGGCAAAGGGCTGGAAACTGCCAATGCAGGGTCACCGTGGCAAAGGGGAGAGAGCTGGAGATGTTTTAGGACCTGATTTTGCAAGTTAAATCCTTTAGGCTCAACCCTCAACAGGCTCTTATGTCTGTGTGAAGTTTCCTCCAGCCTAACAAAGCTCAACCCCGCTCCTCTTGGCTGACACGCAGCCTGgctctggcaggagcagggctgccctAAGGTGCTTCTTCCCCCTGCATCCATGTTGAGAGCAGGGGCAGCTCTGGAGGACAACCGACCTACAGCCTGTGGGGTTTGGCCCTGAGTACTTTTTAGGTTCTTTGAAGTCCCCCACAGTCGGTGTCCAGCTGCAACTCAGGACTTGCAGAGATGACACGAAAGCGTCTGACCTGCAGCCACCCCCGTTTCCCTAATGCGGATGGGACCTCACTTCTGTTGAGCCCTCACCTCAGGCAACTGATGCTAAGCGGTGCAAAGCGGGAATCACAGTATTAATCTTGACCATTTCCTTCTGGTATTGGCTTTATATCAGCTTTATACTCCCTTCCCGCTGGCAGCGATAGCTGTGGGTCAGGCTGGGAGAGGCTGACTTTGCCCTCAGAGCCTGCGAACTCTCCGATAGAGCTGGCAGAGAcacagctacacacacacactcacacacgaGTGA
It encodes:
- the KIAA0040 gene encoding uncharacterized protein KIAA0040 homolog encodes the protein MEQRISSFFNSILELIRTKHEEGVFNTVCLAVLMGLPFVVLIAFVFICCHCCFCSRRGESRKKGGTSSNGQLHAERNKKKKKKKKKDEEDLWISAQPKLLLLDKRPSLPI